In a genomic window of Microterricola viridarii:
- a CDS encoding DUF2207 domain-containing protein, translated as MSALGLGALALLAALAATALLLRASQRRRPGRIAQYAPPPGLGIVTAAVLTRTERRAVAAELVHLAVRGNVRFLAPDAAGSSLRVELLDGPALDAQQRALLVAVFGAPRGQKRGRKRPRRAIGRDAKLGRAVSGVVDAEIARLKATGGVLLDASWPAVLIRCLAVAALGLYALTLIWAPSLPVALLGGAGAVGLAAVAVLAPPPRMRRFSAASFAVRDHLAGLRDYIALAEADRLRFLQSPAGALTRPVDTPEGRLEALVLNERLLPFAVLFGLEREWARQLQTERRELTASGVLNAIDGAQPLGFLGDLGLDLPLVELLDGLRSLDVDLSLLAGIELPDIDLGALSLDL; from the coding sequence GTGAGCGCCCTGGGCCTCGGCGCGCTCGCCCTGCTCGCCGCCCTCGCGGCCACGGCCCTGCTGCTGCGCGCCAGCCAGCGCCGCCGCCCCGGCCGCATCGCGCAGTACGCCCCGCCGCCCGGCCTCGGCATCGTGACGGCCGCCGTTCTCACCCGCACCGAGCGCCGCGCCGTCGCGGCGGAACTGGTGCACCTCGCTGTGCGGGGTAACGTGCGCTTCCTAGCCCCGGATGCCGCAGGCAGCAGCCTCCGGGTCGAGCTGCTGGACGGGCCGGCGCTGGACGCGCAGCAGCGCGCACTGCTGGTGGCTGTGTTCGGCGCCCCACGCGGGCAGAAGCGCGGGCGGAAGCGCCCGCGCCGGGCGATCGGACGCGACGCCAAGCTCGGCCGCGCCGTCAGCGGCGTGGTCGACGCCGAGATCGCGCGGCTGAAGGCCACTGGCGGCGTTCTCCTGGACGCCAGCTGGCCCGCCGTCCTGATCCGCTGCCTCGCCGTCGCCGCACTCGGCCTGTACGCGCTCACCCTGATCTGGGCCCCGAGCCTCCCGGTGGCGCTTCTGGGCGGCGCCGGGGCGGTCGGGCTCGCCGCCGTCGCCGTGCTCGCGCCGCCGCCCCGAATGCGGCGCTTCTCCGCAGCCTCCTTCGCGGTGCGCGACCACCTCGCCGGGCTGCGCGACTACATCGCACTGGCGGAGGCCGACCGGCTGCGCTTCCTGCAGTCGCCAGCCGGCGCCCTGACCCGCCCCGTCGACACGCCGGAGGGCCGGCTGGAGGCACTCGTGCTGAACGAGAGGCTGCTGCCGTTCGCGGTGCTGTTCGGCCTGGAACGAGAGTGGGCGAGGCAGCTTCAGACGGAGCGCCGCGAGCTCACGGCATCCGGCGTCCTGAACGCCATCGACGGGGCCCAGCCGCTCGGTTTCCTCGGCGATCTCGGCCTGGACCTGCCCCTCGTCGAGCTGCTGGACGGGCTGCGCAGCCTCGACGTGGACCTGTCGCTGCTGGCCGGAATCGAGCTGCCCGACATTGACCTGGGAGCCCTGAGCCTCGACTTGTAA
- the rpsA gene encoding 30S ribosomal protein S1, whose translation MTIVTTAKAPKQVAINDIGSAEDFLAAVEKTLKFFNDGDLIEGTVVKIDRDEVLLDVGYKTEGVIPSRELSIKHDVDPSEVVNVGDTVEALVLQKEDKEGRLILSKKRAQYERAWGDVEKIKDADGVVTGSVIEVVKGGLIVDIGLRGFLPASLIELRRVRDLTPYLGQEIEAKILELDKNRNNVVLSRRALLEQTQSESRTTFLNNLQKGQVRKGVVSSIVNFGAFVDLGGVDGLVHVSELSWKHIEHASEVVEVGQEVTVEILEVDLERERVSLSLKATQEDPWQVFARTHAIGQVAPGKVTKLVPFGAFVRVAEGIEGLVHISELSGKHVELAEQVVSVGDEVFVKVIDIDLERRRISLSLKQANEGVDPEGTEFDPALYGMLTEYDEQGNYKYPEGFDPETNEWREGFDTQREKWEQEYAAAQARWEAHKKQVATANEEAAVAGEAAAAGSTFSSESTGGGTLADDESLAALREKLSGGN comes from the coding sequence ATGACAATCGTAACGACCGCCAAGGCACCCAAGCAGGTCGCCATCAATGACATCGGATCTGCTGAAGACTTCCTCGCCGCGGTCGAGAAGACTCTGAAGTTCTTCAACGACGGTGACCTCATCGAGGGCACTGTTGTGAAGATCGACCGCGACGAGGTTCTCCTCGACGTGGGATACAAGACCGAGGGCGTCATTCCCTCGCGTGAGCTGTCCATCAAGCACGACGTTGACCCGAGCGAGGTCGTCAATGTTGGCGACACCGTCGAGGCCCTCGTTCTCCAGAAGGAGGACAAGGAAGGTCGTCTCATCCTGTCCAAGAAGCGCGCACAGTACGAGCGTGCGTGGGGCGACGTTGAGAAGATCAAGGACGCCGATGGCGTTGTCACCGGTTCGGTCATCGAGGTCGTCAAGGGTGGCCTCATCGTTGACATCGGACTCCGTGGCTTCCTCCCGGCATCGCTCATCGAGCTGCGCCGTGTCCGCGACCTCACGCCGTACCTCGGCCAGGAGATCGAGGCCAAGATCCTCGAGCTCGACAAGAACCGCAACAACGTTGTGCTTTCGCGTCGCGCCCTGCTGGAGCAGACGCAGTCCGAGAGCCGCACCACCTTCCTGAACAACCTTCAGAAGGGTCAGGTCCGCAAGGGCGTCGTCTCCTCGATCGTCAACTTCGGTGCGTTCGTGGACCTCGGCGGCGTCGACGGCCTCGTGCACGTCTCGGAGCTCAGCTGGAAGCACATCGAGCACGCCTCTGAGGTTGTTGAGGTTGGCCAGGAAGTCACCGTCGAGATCCTCGAGGTTGACCTCGAGCGCGAGCGCGTGTCGCTGTCGCTCAAGGCAACGCAGGAGGACCCGTGGCAGGTCTTCGCCCGCACCCACGCCATTGGCCAGGTTGCACCGGGCAAGGTCACCAAGCTCGTTCCCTTCGGCGCGTTCGTTCGCGTTGCAGAGGGCATCGAGGGCCTCGTGCACATCTCGGAGCTCTCCGGCAAGCACGTTGAGCTCGCCGAGCAGGTTGTCTCGGTCGGCGACGAGGTCTTCGTCAAGGTCATCGACATCGACCTCGAGCGTCGCCGCATCTCGCTGAGCCTCAAGCAGGCCAACGAGGGTGTCGACCCCGAGGGCACCGAGTTCGACCCGGCCCTCTACGGCATGCTCACCGAGTACGACGAGCAGGGCAACTACAAGTACCCTGAGGGCTTCGACCCGGAGACCAACGAGTGGCGCGAGGGCTTCGACACCCAGCGCGAGAAGTGGGAGCAGGAGTACGCTGCTGCCCAGGCTCGCTGGGAGGCTCACAAGAAGCAGGTTGCAACCGCGAACGAAGAGGCTGCCGTTGCCGGCGAAGCCGCTGCGGCCGGTTCGACCTTCTCCAGCGAGTCCACCGGTGGTGGCACCCTCGCCGACGACGAGTCGCTCGCCGCTCTGCGCGAGAAGCTCTCTGGCGGCAACTAG
- a CDS encoding epimerase: protein MTRRIVIAGASGFIGRYLAERYRSAGHSVQTIGRRGADADWTDPAAITRLLDGADLLVNLSGKSVNCRYTAANRAEILRSRVQTTRQLADAIAACQSPPPLWVNSSTATIYRHADDRAMTESTGEIGTGFSVGIATAWERAFFAPELPGTRRVALRMAIVLGDGSALLPLVNLARFGLGGPQRDGRWFGTARRRAAGTFHEYRPTAGRQRFSWVHIDDVGNIIDFVAAHPEVSGVLNVSAPGASDNTELMETLRRLVRMPIGLPTTRWMLELGSAAIRTETELVLKSRWVAPERLTGLGYRFEHPELEPALRDILTERASR, encoded by the coding sequence GTGACGAGGCGGATCGTGATCGCCGGGGCGTCCGGGTTCATCGGCCGGTACCTGGCCGAGCGCTACCGCTCTGCCGGGCACAGCGTGCAGACGATCGGACGCCGGGGCGCCGACGCCGACTGGACTGACCCCGCCGCCATCACCCGGTTGCTCGACGGGGCCGACCTGCTCGTCAACCTCTCCGGCAAGAGCGTGAACTGTCGCTACACGGCGGCCAACCGCGCCGAGATCCTGCGCTCGCGCGTGCAGACGACGAGGCAGCTCGCCGACGCGATCGCCGCCTGCCAGAGCCCGCCGCCGCTCTGGGTCAACTCCTCGACCGCCACCATCTACCGGCACGCCGACGACCGCGCCATGACCGAGAGCACGGGCGAGATCGGCACCGGCTTCTCTGTGGGCATCGCCACCGCCTGGGAGCGCGCGTTCTTCGCGCCGGAGCTGCCGGGCACGCGCCGCGTCGCCCTGCGCATGGCGATCGTGCTCGGCGACGGCAGCGCGCTGCTGCCGCTCGTGAACCTGGCCCGCTTCGGACTCGGCGGCCCGCAGCGCGACGGCCGCTGGTTCGGCACGGCCCGCCGGCGTGCGGCGGGCACCTTCCACGAGTACCGGCCGACGGCCGGCAGGCAGCGCTTCAGCTGGGTGCACATCGATGACGTCGGCAACATCATCGACTTCGTCGCAGCCCACCCCGAGGTCTCCGGCGTGCTCAACGTCTCGGCTCCCGGCGCCTCCGACAACACCGAACTCATGGAAACGCTCCGCCGCCTGGTGCGGATGCCGATCGGGCTGCCCACCACCCGCTGGATGCTGGAGCTCGGGTCGGCCGCGATCCGCACCGAGACGGAGCTCGTGCTGAAGAGCCGCTGGGTGGCGCCGGAACGCCTGACCGGGCTCGGCTACCGCTTCGAGCACCCCGAGCTGGAGCCGGCACTGCGCGACATCCTGACCGAGAGGGCCAGCAGGTGA
- a CDS encoding class I SAM-dependent methyltransferase, with product MQTGRLQQHADSFRHGADGYDAHRPGYPEDCVDWLRGGASTPLDVLDLGAGTGKLSAQLRERGDRVTAVDPSADMLRVAAERMPGLSSLVGTAERIPLPEASVDLVTVAQAWHWVDEQQATREVLRVLRPGGRLGLIWNSRDDTVPWVAALSAAMHQGAHAAEFTPALGAGMTVLARQVTRWNQRTTRAGILGLATTRSYYLVASPAEQNAMLSRVEGVLDAHPETRAETILLPYVTECWLAAAWPDASA from the coding sequence ATGCAGACCGGCCGCCTCCAACAACACGCTGACTCCTTCCGGCACGGGGCGGACGGCTACGACGCGCACCGGCCGGGCTACCCGGAGGACTGCGTCGACTGGCTGCGCGGCGGCGCCTCCACGCCCCTCGACGTGCTGGACCTCGGTGCGGGCACCGGCAAGCTGAGCGCGCAGCTCCGCGAGCGCGGCGACCGTGTCACCGCCGTCGACCCGTCCGCCGACATGCTGCGGGTCGCCGCCGAGCGGATGCCGGGGCTCAGCTCCCTCGTCGGAACCGCCGAGCGCATCCCGCTGCCAGAGGCCAGCGTCGACCTCGTCACCGTCGCGCAGGCCTGGCACTGGGTGGACGAGCAGCAGGCCACGCGCGAGGTGCTGCGCGTGCTCCGCCCCGGCGGCCGGCTCGGCCTCATCTGGAACAGCCGAGACGACACCGTGCCGTGGGTGGCCGCGCTCTCCGCCGCCATGCACCAGGGTGCGCACGCAGCCGAGTTCACGCCGGCCCTCGGCGCGGGGATGACCGTGCTGGCGCGGCAGGTGACGCGCTGGAACCAGCGGACGACGCGCGCCGGCATCCTCGGCCTCGCCACCACCCGCAGCTACTACCTCGTCGCCTCCCCGGCCGAGCAGAACGCCATGCTCTCCCGCGTCGAGGGCGTGCTCGATGCGCACCCGGAGACCCGCGCGGAGACGATCCTGCTGCCCTACGTCACGGAATGCTGGCTGGCTGCAGCCTGGCCCGACGCGAGCGCCTGA